CCTCCTCAACCCTTCCTTTGCTACATCCTGTTGAAATAGCCAACAGCAATATCAGAAATGGGGAGTACCGAGACATAATTAATCTCCAAAGCAATAAAATGGGTTCTGTTGATCTCCTAAATTCAATATTTGTGTACTTCGATTTTAAAAATAATATAGGACCAAAAGATTTATTCACTGAAAAAACTATACATTTTCATAAAATTCAAGTGTCCTAAAAACCAACAAAACCCAATTGCGTCAACACTATAACACACTATATTTTCATGTAAACAATTTTATTTAATAATCGGCAGACGACAGAGTTCTCTTAGAAATTGATTCGAAAACTATGTAAAATAGCTCAACTATTGAGAAACACAGCTGCTATGTTAGGCTTGGTATAGAACCAGCTCACCCGCGCCGTTTCCACCGCTGCCTCGCTGCATCCAGTAACACCGCGACAATGATCACCGCTCCCGTAATCACACGTTTAATCGGATCCGAAGCACCAACCTGAGCCAACCCCGTTTGTAAAACAGCGATGATCAGCACACCGAAGAACGTATTGATCACAGAACCGCGACCGCCCATCAGGCTGGTACCGCCGATCACACAGGCTGCGATGGCCGCCAGTTCTAATCCGACGGCGGCGTTTGGGTCGGCAGTGGAAAGTCTGGAAGTTTGCATGATGCCAGCTAAACCACACATCAAACCGCTGATTGTGAACACGGTAATCGAATAGGGAGCTGTGCGGATGCCCGACATGCGCACTGCTTCCACGTTTGTGCCGATGGCGATACAGTATCTGCCAAACACAGTCCGTGTGAGCAAATATTGCCCCACGAAAACGATCACTAGCGACAACAAAAACGCAGGCGAAAACGCGAGGCCCTTCATTGGCACGCCAATCCATTCAATCGAAGAGCCGATGTATTTTGTCTGTGAATCGGTCATCAGATACGCACTGCCGCGTGCCATTTCCAGCATGCCCAATGTAACGATGAACGATGGGATGCCCGCTTTGACGCTGATTACACCATTCAACACACCACAAAACGCTCCCACTCCCAGACAGATGGGAACCGCCGCCCAAAGCGGCCAGCCATAGTTAACCATCAACACCCCCAGTACGGCTGATGAGAGTGCCAGTAACGACCCTACCGACAAATCAATGCCACCGATAATCAGTACCAGCGTCATCCCCACGGCAATCACCGTCAGATCAGGAATATGATTAGCAATCGTGATCAAAGTCTGCTGTGACAGAAAATTCTGGCTCATCATACTGAAGATCAGAACTAACAGCGCCAGCACACCCAGCAATCCCGCGTATTGCAGGAGCGAAGACATCAGGTTTTCGCTGACAGAGCGCGAAGCAGAAGGCGTCTCGGAAACAGGGGCAGGGGAGTCGTTCATGAGTTTGATCCTGAAACAGAGCATGTCTCTGGTTGTGTGTATCCTGAAAAGCAATCCTGCATGATTGCGTCGTACGACCAGGTTTCACGCGTGTATTCTGAAACCAGTTTCCCCGCCGACATCACGCCGATGCAGTCACAGGTTTCGAATAGTTCTTCCAGATCACTGCTTACAATAATGAGTGCCTTACCTTGTTCGGCAAGTTTGTCGAATAGCTGATGAATCTTTCTACGGGCTGCCACATCAATGCCGCGCGTCGGTTCATCAAATAGAAACACATCCGCGTCTTTCAACAGCCACTTTGCCACCGCCACTTTTTGTTGATTGCCACCACTCAGCGTCCCCACACTTTGCTCGATATTGCGGGCGTGAATTTGCATCGTTTCCCGCTGTACTTCAACGAGTTTCTTTTCCTGACTGCAATTGATGATACCAACGGAACCAGCCAGCAATTCCATACTGGAGAGTGTCGTATTCACCCGAATCGATTGTGAAAGTAACAACCCGTTTTGCTTGCGATCTTCCGTCACCATTGCCAGTCGTTGTGAGACTGCTGTATGAGGATGGTCAAACTGATAAGGCGATGTTTCCCCCCGTAAAAATATTTCTCCGCTGTCCGTTCGGTCAGCTCCAAATATCAAACGTAACAGCTCAGTACGCCCCGATCCCACCAAACCAGCGATTCCATAACGTTCACCCGCTTTGACTGAAAAATTCACATTTTGAACCACGGACGCGCGCCCCAATCCCGAAACACGAATCATTTCCTGATCTATTGCATAAGACCGATGATTCTGAATCGCGTGCTGAGCCGCCTCAGTTTCTCCCGTCATGAGATCAATCACTCGTTCGATCGGTTTGAACTCATCCACCTGATGAGTGCTTACAAATTTGCCATCTCGCAACACAGTCAGGCGGTCGGCAATCTGAGCGATCTCATCCAGCCGATGACTGATATAAATAATGCCAACACCATTCTTTCGCAGTTCAGAGAGTCGCGTAAACAGCCGCTTGGTTTCACCGGCACTCAACGCCGCCGTCGGTTCATCCAGAATCAACACCTGACAATTCCGATCCAGGGCCGCTGCGATTTCCAGCATCTGTTGCTGGCCGATACCGAGGCTACCCGCCATTTGATTGGTGTCGATATCGTTTAACCCGAATCGATCCAAAGCCGCTCGTGCATGTGCATGGAGTAACTTTCGATTGACGATCCCACACCGCTGTGGAAAGTGTCCCAGTAATAGATTTTCAGCGACGGTCAACGTCGGAATCAGATTCAGTTCCTGTTGTACAATCTGGACACCCAACGACTCGGCAGAGCGTTTATCGCGGGGATTGTATAACTCGCCGTTCAAAGTCATGCTGCCCGAAGTTGCTGGCGTTAAACCAGCAATAATCCGACAGAGCGTACTTTTACCCGCACCATTGGCTCCCAACAACGCGTGGATTTCGCCTGTTTTGAGTTCAAACTGCACGTCATACAATACCCGTACAACGTAATCCTTGCATAGCTCGTGAACGGTAAGACGGAGCGGCTGCGACTCACCATTCATTTCAGAACCTCAGCGGTAATGAGATCGACGGGGGTTTCGCGATCTTCAACTTTCGCATCCGGGTCCTCAATCAAACGCAATGCGTGTTCAATTCCAAACACCGCCAGCTCACCGCCATGCTGGTCGGCCGTCGCCAGGATCTGACCATCCCGAATTGCCTGTTGAACGGCAGCGATATTATCAAATCCGACAATGGCCACCTCGCCAGTCTTATTATTATTCTTGACGGCCGCTAACGCCCCCAGAGCCATACTGTCATTCGCTGCCAGAATCGCTTTGACATTCCGATGCTCGCTGAGCATCGAAAGGGCCAGAGTATTCGCCATACTCATTTCCCATTGTGCCGATTGACTGTCTACAATCTTGATCCCCGCATCCTGCATCGCCGCTTCAAAACCAAGTCGCCGCTGTGTTCCGTTAAAAGAGGTCCGAATGCCTTCTAACACAACCACTTCATCGCCCGACTTCAGCTTCGAAGCCAGGAAATCGCCCACCTTTTTGGCTCCCGCTTGATTATCGGGCCCAACGAAGGGAATTGAAATTTTTTCCGCTTCCAGGATTTCCTGATCTAGCTTGTTATCGATGTTAACGACCACCACCCCCGCTTCCCGCGCGCGACGTAGCGCGGGAACCAGTGCCTTTGAATCCGCAGGTGCAATCACAATTGCATCCACACCATTAGCTACCATTTCTTCAACCAGTGCCACCTGACGACTGAGATCTCGCTCATCCTTGATTCCGTTGACGATCAGTTCATATTCATCCCCTTGTTGCTGTTGATGTTTTTTAGCTCCCTCCGCCATGGAAGAAAAAAAATCATTCGCCAGTGACTTCATGATCAAAGCAATTCGTGGTTTTTTATCTCCCGAATTGACGTCAACCTGCTGAGCTTTCTGATCACTGTTTTCTATGCAGCTCATCAGCAGGCAACAGAGCGCCAACAATAAACTATGATGCCAATGTCTTCTAAACTCGTTCATTTGAGCATTCCTCTTATTGTTGTTTTAAAAGTGTTTCGATTTGTTCTCGCGTCGGCATCGCTGTTTGCGCTCCTGCGCCCGATGCAGCCAACGCACCCGCGGCGGAAGCAAACTGTACCGCTTCGATCAAACTCGCATGCTCTGCCAGGCGAACGGCTATTCCCGCTGCAAACGCATCACCGGCAGCTGTAGAATCGATGGCTTCTACGGCAAATGATGGCACTGTTTGAACGGTCTCCCCATCAAACACAACGGCTCCCTGTTCCCCCATCGTGATGATTGCCTGTTTGGGACCAAGCTGCGTCAGTTCTTTCATCAGCGACACTGCATCGTCCATTGACTCAACCGGTTTCCCCAGCAATGCCGCTACCTCGGATTGATTGGGGCAAATCAAATCGACATTCAATAAATCGGCACAACATTCAAGCGGAGCAGGGGCCGGATCGAGAATCACAGGTACTCCCGCATCGCGTGCGATCTGTGTTGTATACGCGACGATTTCCTGCGGCACCTCTAATTGCATCAACAAAACATCACTGTCGCTTATCACCTGTCTTGCCTGTTCGATCTCCTGCTGATTGACCAGAGCATTGGCACCAGGCACAACGAGAATCGCATTCTCGCCACTCTCTTCCACCATCACTACTGCGACACCACTAGCGGTATTCTCCCGCCGTGTAATGCGCGATGTATCAACGTTTTCTTCTGCAAGGTTCTCCAACAATTGCGTAGCAAAACTGTCATCTCCCACACAGCCAATCATTGTGACACTCGCACCCATCCGGGCCGCTGCCACGGCCTGATTCGCGCCTTTGCCTCCCGGATTTTCCACTTTAGAATCAGCAATGACCGTCTCACCAGGGAGTGGCAGATTTGACGCACGGATCATCAAATCCATATTGATGGAACCGACTACAGTGATCTTCGCTTGTTGCTTTTCAGTCATCAAACCACCTTCGCTACTATTTTGCAGGTGGTTGACTGGAAAGCTGCACGAGCGCTTCGATCAGCCGCTGGCGTTGGGCATCATTCAGCTTTAAATAGCGGTGGTGACCTTGATCATTTTTCTTAAATGTCGTCAGACCATTGTCTTTCACATCGACGTCTCCTGAATCCGAAAGACCAAAATATCCGCGATGAGGAAAAACAGCATAAAGCACACTCGTTAAATCCCAGGTCGGACGATTGTGAGGCGGAGGGTTATACAGAATGTATGCCTCGGCTAACGGGTGATGAGGCGTGTAATTATAATCCTCTTCGATGCTTTCATGCGGATAGGGTACCGATAGACCAATTTCATAACCACTCCATACAACGGGTGTCGGCCATTCCTGAGCCAGCTTTTGCGCGGCTGGGATATCCTTAATAATATTATATTCGAGATGATCAACCAGTTTGCCTTTTCTGGGAATCTTTTCGAAGGCCCCCGCCATGATCGAAAGCAACTTGACCTTTTGCTTCACCAGTTGTTTTCCAGTCAACGGACTGATGTCATCTCCGGTCGATTTCAGTAAATTCGCCAGATTGGTCGAAAAACCGACTTGTGCAATGACCACCGAACCATCTTTCGCACCGCCCAATGCTTTGCGTAAGACCGTTACAGCATCGGGAATCTGTTTGGCATCTTTCAAATCATGGGGATAGCGTAATTTGCCATTGTCTTTTTTCTGGGCCAGTACGTTGAACTTACCCTTCTGAGGAGTCACACCACTGCGGCAGATGCCAATCGGAATTTCACCTTTGCCGTAAAACGTATTCACTGCGTCTGTGAACGATGCAGCCAGTGGATTGTCTTTCGTAATTGTAACGGCCAGCAATTTACAGTCGCCGCGGGCTTCGAGTGCATGAATCATCCCGAGTGCCAGAACATCATCTACGTCATTCCCGATATCGGTATCAAAGATCAGCGGAACAGGACGCTCTGGTTCCTCTGCCTTCACTATCGCATTCATCCATAACAGTGTGCAACAAAAAAAACTACAAACGATCAATGAGTATCGATAGTTGAACGTCTTAGCATTTTGATTCATTTTTTTGAAACCTTTCTCAAAGTTGTTTTGTTTATGCTCACTCGAATTTTGCAATCGAAGATCGGTTGATGATTTCGACAGGAATACGATGTTGTTTTTCTATGGGTTGTTTTCCGGTTTTGATTTGTTCCATCAGCAAACTCGCGGCAACGCGACCCAGTTGACTTACATCCTGACAAACCGATGTGAGCGGTGCGGCCAGATAAGCGGCAAAAGGATGATCATCAAAGGCAATCAATGAAAGATCGTCGGGAATGTTGCGTCCCAGTTCCGCAGTCGCCCGCAGTGCCCCTAAGGCATTCTGGTTACTGAATGCAAACAGCGCAGTGATCTCAGGATGAGCGGATAATAATTGATGTGCGGCATGATAGCCCGAGGATTCATCGAAATGATTTCCTGCAATCAATGTCGGATCAAAGGTGATCCCACAACGTTTGAGTTCTTCACTGTAACCTCTTAAACGTTCCGTGTTGGGCAATGTATCGGGAAGGCCCTGTAATACACCAATCTGATGGTGTCCCTGATCAGTTAGTAACTTTGTCGCTACACGAGCCCCCTCACGATGATCGGAGGTTACCGTGACTAAATCCTTATGTGCAAATCCTCGGTCTACCAACACCAGGGGTAAGTTCTGTCTGGTAATTTTGGTAAGGTGCTGATTTTGAATCCCGACGGGACACACCACCAGACCTTCAATCTGTCGAGCCTGCAATTGCTCGACTAGATGCACTTCAGTCTCGCCATTTTCCTGGCTGTCTGCCAGGAGCACTGAGAACTCATTCTCTTCTGCCGCTAATGTAATTTCTCGGGCGATCGACGCAAAAAACGGGTTGGCGATGTTCGGCAGGACTACACCCAGCAATTTGGTACGTTGAGAACGCAATGACTTCGCCAACAGACTGGGTTGAAACTGCAATCGTTTCGCAGCCGCTTGCACAGAGCGTTCTGTTGAACGACTGATGCGATAGGCTTCCGCTTTCCCCGCCAGAGCTCGAGAAGCCGTCGAAACGCTCACTCCGGCCGCTTCTGCCACCTCTTTTAATGTTATCTGTTTGTTCGCAGACTGACTCATAGAACCCCTTTGCACAATCGATTGTGCATAATAGCGAATTTCAACAGGAAATCAAGCCTCGGGATCATTCAGCGCAGAGAATGGCTCACAAGTGTGCCAAATGCTGTCGTTGCTGAGAACAAATTCAACGGTTTTTTAGCGGGTAAGACTCAAGAATTTCACGTGCCGCATCATACTGACTCGCAAATAGAAACGCAGCCGCTTTTTTCAGTTTTTGCATCTCATCTGGTTGTTTTTGATTCTGTTTTTTCAGTTGATAAAGTCGCGCTGGCAATCGTAAATCCTTGGCAGTTGCGGTCGTGACATTGCGGTCCTGTGACTTGATGAAGTTTTGGATCATTTCCAGAGACTGATAGCCACGTTTTGTATCAGGTTCAACGATGGTTCCTTCGCCGTAATCGTTCCAGGTTGCAATCTGAATCAGGGGGGAGTCACTCTCTGCAGCCAGTTTCAATGATTCCTCCAGGGTCTTGCCGCTCCGCGCTTCAATCGATCCATAACTCTTATGTAAACCAGCTTGCTCGTAAATATCATGAAAACCGGGGAAGGCTACGGCAAGAATCGGCTCTGCCGATGATTTGTTATATTGAGTGCGAAGTTGTTTTTGCCACTCATCGGGAGTCACTGTTTTCCCACCTGAGACAGGAGGCCAGAGAAACATCCCATCAAAGCCTGCCGATTTTGTCAGATGCGGCAAACCAAAGAGCTGGGGAGGCCGAGACAAACCAGCTTTGAGCTGGAGCCATTGATCTTTGTGATAAAACTGAGGCCCAAAAACCAGAAGAATCGGCTGGCCCTGGAGTTTGACATAGGCATCATCGGTAAGCCAATGTTCGTCAAGCCATTTGAAAACTTCCTTTCCCCGTGTAACCGCATCCTGCTGCGAAATGAATTTGTTCTCGAGCATATGCTTGATGGTCTGGTCTTCATAACAGATTGCAAATTTGAGTCCCGCTTGTTTGATAAATTTGACCAGATGCCGTGTATTGCGGTGAATGTGACCATAGTCCCGAAAGTCAGAAATTCCATACCAGTCAACGATCACGCCATTGATGCCAGCCATTTTCATCTGAAGCACTTGACATTCGAGCGCATCGGGATCATTCGAATCATAGAGACCAATCAGCGGATAATCATGAGAGGCCACCTCGCGCTGGCCATTACTGCGAATCTTTTC
The Gimesia aquarii DNA segment above includes these coding regions:
- a CDS encoding ABC transporter permease, whose product is MNDSPAPVSETPSASRSVSENLMSSLLQYAGLLGVLALLVLIFSMMSQNFLSQQTLITIANHIPDLTVIAVGMTLVLIIGGIDLSVGSLLALSSAVLGVLMVNYGWPLWAAVPICLGVGAFCGVLNGVISVKAGIPSFIVTLGMLEMARGSAYLMTDSQTKYIGSSIEWIGVPMKGLAFSPAFLLSLVIVFVGQYLLTRTVFGRYCIAIGTNVEAVRMSGIRTAPYSITVFTISGLMCGLAGIMQTSRLSTADPNAAVGLELAAIAACVIGGTSLMGGRGSVINTFFGVLIIAVLQTGLAQVGASDPIKRVITGAVIIVAVLLDAARQRWKRRG
- a CDS encoding sugar ABC transporter ATP-binding protein — translated: MNGESQPLRLTVHELCKDYVVRVLYDVQFELKTGEIHALLGANGAGKSTLCRIIAGLTPATSGSMTLNGELYNPRDKRSAESLGVQIVQQELNLIPTLTVAENLLLGHFPQRCGIVNRKLLHAHARAALDRFGLNDIDTNQMAGSLGIGQQQMLEIAAALDRNCQVLILDEPTAALSAGETKRLFTRLSELRKNGVGIIYISHRLDEIAQIADRLTVLRDGKFVSTHQVDEFKPIERVIDLMTGETEAAQHAIQNHRSYAIDQEMIRVSGLGRASVVQNVNFSVKAGERYGIAGLVGSGRTELLRLIFGADRTDSGEIFLRGETSPYQFDHPHTAVSQRLAMVTEDRKQNGLLLSQSIRVNTTLSSMELLAGSVGIINCSQEKKLVEVQRETMQIHARNIEQSVGTLSGGNQQKVAVAKWLLKDADVFLFDEPTRGIDVAARRKIHQLFDKLAEQGKALIIVSSDLEELFETCDCIGVMSAGKLVSEYTRETWSYDAIMQDCFSGYTQPETCSVSGSNS
- a CDS encoding sugar ABC transporter substrate-binding protein; amino-acid sequence: MSCIENSDQKAQQVDVNSGDKKPRIALIMKSLANDFFSSMAEGAKKHQQQQGDEYELIVNGIKDERDLSRQVALVEEMVANGVDAIVIAPADSKALVPALRRAREAGVVVVNIDNKLDQEILEAEKISIPFVGPDNQAGAKKVGDFLASKLKSGDEVVVLEGIRTSFNGTQRRLGFEAAMQDAGIKIVDSQSAQWEMSMANTLALSMLSEHRNVKAILAANDSMALGALAAVKNNNKTGEVAIVGFDNIAAVQQAIRDGQILATADQHGGELAVFGIEHALRLIEDPDAKVEDRETPVDLITAEVLK
- the rbsK gene encoding ribokinase, with the protein product MTEKQQAKITVVGSINMDLMIRASNLPLPGETVIADSKVENPGGKGANQAVAAARMGASVTMIGCVGDDSFATQLLENLAEENVDTSRITRRENTASGVAVVMVEESGENAILVVPGANALVNQQEIEQARQVISDSDVLLMQLEVPQEIVAYTTQIARDAGVPVILDPAPAPLECCADLLNVDLICPNQSEVAALLGKPVESMDDAVSLMKELTQLGPKQAIITMGEQGAVVFDGETVQTVPSFAVEAIDSTAAGDAFAAGIAVRLAEHASLIEAVQFASAAGALAASGAGAQTAMPTREQIETLLKQQ
- a CDS encoding nucleoside hydrolase; translated protein: MNQNAKTFNYRYSLIVCSFFCCTLLWMNAIVKAEEPERPVPLIFDTDIGNDVDDVLALGMIHALEARGDCKLLAVTITKDNPLAASFTDAVNTFYGKGEIPIGICRSGVTPQKGKFNVLAQKKDNGKLRYPHDLKDAKQIPDAVTVLRKALGGAKDGSVVIAQVGFSTNLANLLKSTGDDISPLTGKQLVKQKVKLLSIMAGAFEKIPRKGKLVDHLEYNIIKDIPAAQKLAQEWPTPVVWSGYEIGLSVPYPHESIEEDYNYTPHHPLAEAYILYNPPPHNRPTWDLTSVLYAVFPHRGYFGLSDSGDVDVKDNGLTTFKKNDQGHHRYLKLNDAQRQRLIEALVQLSSQPPAK
- a CDS encoding LacI family DNA-binding transcriptional regulator translates to MSQSANKQITLKEVAEAAGVSVSTASRALAGKAEAYRISRSTERSVQAAAKRLQFQPSLLAKSLRSQRTKLLGVVLPNIANPFFASIAREITLAAEENEFSVLLADSQENGETEVHLVEQLQARQIEGLVVCPVGIQNQHLTKITRQNLPLVLVDRGFAHKDLVTVTSDHREGARVATKLLTDQGHHQIGVLQGLPDTLPNTERLRGYSEELKRCGITFDPTLIAGNHFDESSGYHAAHQLLSAHPEITALFAFSNQNALGALRATAELGRNIPDDLSLIAFDDHPFAAYLAAPLTSVCQDVSQLGRVAASLLMEQIKTGKQPIEKQHRIPVEIINRSSIAKFE
- a CDS encoding glycoside hydrolase family 71/99-like protein, yielding MSNDIFVTFVSSVVVMLMLSLNSALSAEVNSAKPVLVHYMPWYASKPVSGEWGWHWTMGRFDPEKIRSNGQREVASHDYPLIGLYDSNDPDALECQVLQMKMAGINGVIVDWYGISDFRDYGHIHRNTRHLVKFIKQAGLKFAICYEDQTIKHMLENKFISQQDAVTRGKEVFKWLDEHWLTDDAYVKLQGQPILLVFGPQFYHKDQWLQLKAGLSRPPQLFGLPHLTKSAGFDGMFLWPPVSGGKTVTPDEWQKQLRTQYNKSSAEPILAVAFPGFHDIYEQAGLHKSYGSIEARSGKTLEESLKLAAESDSPLIQIATWNDYGEGTIVEPDTKRGYQSLEMIQNFIKSQDRNVTTATAKDLRLPARLYQLKKQNQKQPDEMQKLKKAAAFLFASQYDAAREILESYPLKNR